The genomic window CTCCTGTGCTCTCTGTGAAAAGTCTCCTCATACCCTTCACTGAAGGGTACAGTGAGCTCATAGGATTGTCCTGTGTACCTCATGTCAAGGTATCTATCAAGGAGCACATCGTTTGCTGTGAAGCCTTCCTTTTCCATATCCTCAATTGCCCTTTCAATTAGGGGCTGAAATAGTTCTTCCAGAGAGAGGTAATTCGTTTCTGAGCCTTTGAGCATAACTGTGAGGGAGTAATCTTTAACGCTGTCTGCCAGAAGCATGCCCATAGCGGAGAATATACCTGGATTGGGCGGTACGATAACCCTCGGTATCCCGAGCAACTTAGCAAGGAAAACCGCGTGCAGTCCTCCGGCTCCTCCAAAACTTACAAGAGAGAAGTTTTCAGGGTTGTAACCCCTCTCAACGGAGACCTTCCTGAGAGCCCTTTCCATGTTTGAGTTTGCAACTTCAATTATTGCATGGGCAAGCTCTATGGGAGAAGTATTTAACATCCCCGCCAAACCCCTTAAAGGCTCATTAACTCTCTCAGGGTGCAGTTTCATCCTACCTCCCAGGAAATAGTCCGGCACAAGCCTTCCTAAAAAGAGGTTTGCGTCCGTGACGGTTATATCCCTCCCTCCTCTTCCGTAGCATACCGGTCCTGGCTCAGCTCCAGCGCTTACGGGTCCAACTCTCAGCAACCCGCCTTCATCTATCCAGGCTATGGAACCCCCGCCCGCTCCTATCGTATGTATATCTATCATTGGAACCTTTACGGGAAGCCCGTTTATCTTTGTCTCCGTGGTTACGGTTGGGGCTTTGTCTATGAGAGAAACGTCCGTTGATGTTCCTCCCATATCAAAGGTTATCAGTCTCTCAAAGCCCGTGAGCTTTCCTATATGAAGCGCACTTATAACCCCTCCTGCCGGACCGGAGAGGACCGTTCTCACGGCTTCTCTTTTTGCAACCTCAGAGGAGATTATCCCTCCGTTGGACTGCATTATGTTCAGGCTGTCCTTTTCCTTCAGGTTCTTCTCTAGGTAAGATATGTATCCTTCCATCTTCGGGGAAACGTAAGCGTTTACCACGGTTGTTGAAGTCCTCTCAAACTCCCTAAACTCAGGGAGTATTTCATGGGATAGGGAGACGTGTATGCCAAGCTCTTCTCTGATAACTCTACCCACTTCCATTTCATGCACTGGGTTCGTATAAGAGTGGAGCAGGCAGACCGCAACGGACTCAGCTCCGGAACTCTTTAACTTTTCCACTATACTTCTTACCTCTGCTTCCTCAAGGTCCTCTAAAATTTCACCCCTGTAATTTATCCTTCCCCCCACCCCAAAACGTAACTCTCTGGGAACGAGGGTTTCAGGCTTCCTGTAATGTAGATCGTATAGTCTTTCCCTGTTCTGCCTCCCTATCTCAATTACATCTTCAAAGCCCTTGTTAGTTATCAGGGCTGTCTTTGCTCCCTTTCTTTCTAAGAGGGCGTTGGTGGCAACGGTAGAGCCGTGAACTATCCTTCTGCCCTCGCCTCCTATCTCTTCAAGACCAATGAGAACAGCCTCTGCTGGGTTCTTAGGTGTGGAAGAGACCTTAAGGACTTTAAACTTCCCCTCTCTGAAGAATATAAAGTCCGTGAAAGTTCCTCCTGTATCCACACCGATAAAGAGCATGGGAATATTTTAAAGGTGGAAGAAGCTGCTCACTATCTCAACACCTTTATAAAAGCTTTAGCCCCCCAGGGGAATAGAAGGGAGGAGAGGGCGGCTCCAAGGAAGAGAACCACTCCCGTTCTCTCGTCTATCAGTCCAGAAAGTCTCGCTATTTCAATACCGGCTATCATCAGGGTGAAAGGATAGGAAAGGAGAACGGAGGAGAGGAAAGCTTCCTTCAGGGAAAAACCTCCCGGTATGAGTAAAAGGGAGGGGAGTAACCTTATAAGGAGCATAACCAGAAGAACCTGTCCAACCTCTTTGAGGAGGTCAAGGTCAAGGTTTGTAAGGTTCATTCCCATGCCTGTTTTTATGAAGAAGATCGGAATCAGGAACCCGTATCCTATGGAAGACAGCTTCTCTTCAAGGTCATGCTTCTTCCTTATGAAGTAGGAAAATACCATGCCTGCTAAAAATGCTCCCAGGACACTTTCAACACCCGCTATGTGGGCAAGAACTGCGGCTGTAAACATAAGGGCAAGGCTCAACCTTATCCCTATGGCACTTGGGTCTTCCTCGTAGGTTAGCTTCCTGACTATCTCGGGAAACCACCATATAAGGAGTCCTACGAGACGAAAAGCCAGGAAGAAGAGCAGGAAGAAAAGGGCTACCACTCCAAGTTCTTTGAAGATGGCAATCCACCCTGAGAAGTGCCCTACCTTTTCCATTAAGGTGAGGGCAAAGAGGCTAACTACTTCCCCTATCACGCCCAGAATGAGAACCCTCTTGGCTAAGGGTGTTTCCAGCATCTTCATATCTTTTAAAGTTGCTACCATCAATCCTACGGAGATGAGAGAAAGTATTATTGCTGTGGGTATTCCCGTCCCCAGTATGTAAGCAAGTATGAGAGCTACAATGAAAATAGAAAACACATAACCTGAATATATAAAAAGGAGTTTAGTTTCTATCCTCTCAATAAGGTTAAAATCCACCTCAAGTCCTGCGAGGAACATAAGGATAAGGAAGCCGAATTCCGAGAGGAACATTAGTATCTCTGGGAGTTCCTGACCAGAGCCCAGGATGTGTCCGAGCAGGAGACCGAATATCAACTCCCCTACAGGAACGGGCATCTTCAGAATGCGGGAAAATAGGGGTGCCGTGAATGCAGCGGCGAATACGGTCAGCAGAAGCATTTCAGCGCTCAAGATACACCTCCGGTATCAACAGGGTTGAAAGTTTTGTCTTCCTTGCAAGAACATGAGGTGTATAGGGAGAAAAGAAGCCTGACTTTCTTCCAGGGGTGTAACCTACAGCAAGAAGGTTAAAGTTACCTTTCAGAAGCTTTAAGGTTTCTCTTACCGGGTTTCCCTCCTTCCTCATAAGTTTTATCTCCACGTTTTCAGTTGCCCGCATCCTCTCAACGAAGTTTTTGAGGCTTTCAAGGAGTTCCTTTTCTTCTTTTGTCATCATCTTTTCAATGCTTGTTACGAAAAGTATGAAAACCTTACTCCCAAAAAGCCTTGCGAAATCAACAGCGTTTGGTAAGAGGAATCCAAGGGCGTCGGTGTTTGCCGATACAAGGATGTTCTCGTAAGGATGTGAACCCCTGAGTATCAACGATGGAGACCTCAGCTCTGTAAACACCCTGTCCACTGTGGACCCACCAAAGAAACTCCTTTCATCCTGCAGGAGGTAAAGACCAACCTCTTCTGAAGCCTTCAACTGGGAGCAATCCTCTTCAATCCATTCCCTTACCTTAACCCTCTCCTTTACATAATCAAACTCTTCGCCCGAAACGCCGCAGGCTATGCCTTTCACACCCCACTTGAGTGGGAAGTTTGGAACACCTTTAGTGACCATATTTATGAAGAGTTCTATCTGAGAGGGTTCGCCTACTATCAAAAGTCTATCGTTGGGTTGAACCCTCAGGTCGGTTCTTGGGAGTATTATGCTACCCTCTCTGTAAATCAGAGCTACCCTCACGTTCCTTAGTCTGAGCTCGCTAAGCCTCATGTATGTCGCAGGTGAGCTTTCTGTTATCAGAACTTCTGCAACCTCCCCCTTCCTCAAACCTATACCTACCGGATACTTTACGACTCCCTGCCCTTTGAGTAGGTTCTTAAGAATATTCCCGAGCACGTCTGGAACGGATACAAGCTCTATCTTCAGCTCCTTGAATTCTTTGCCTTCAGGTC from Hydrogenivirga caldilitoris includes these protein-coding regions:
- a CDS encoding hydantoinase/oxoprolinase family protein; translation: MLFIGVDTGGTFTDFIFFREGKFKVLKVSSTPKNPAEAVLIGLEEIGGEGRRIVHGSTVATNALLERKGAKTALITNKGFEDVIEIGRQNRERLYDLHYRKPETLVPRELRFGVGGRINYRGEILEDLEEAEVRSIVEKLKSSGAESVAVCLLHSYTNPVHEMEVGRVIREELGIHVSLSHEILPEFREFERTSTTVVNAYVSPKMEGYISYLEKNLKEKDSLNIMQSNGGIISSEVAKREAVRTVLSGPAGGVISALHIGKLTGFERLITFDMGGTSTDVSLIDKAPTVTTETKINGLPVKVPMIDIHTIGAGGGSIAWIDEGGLLRVGPVSAGAEPGPVCYGRGGRDITVTDANLFLGRLVPDYFLGGRMKLHPERVNEPLRGLAGMLNTSPIELAHAIIEVANSNMERALRKVSVERGYNPENFSLVSFGGAGGLHAVFLAKLLGIPRVIVPPNPGIFSAMGMLLADSVKDYSLTVMLKGSETNYLSLEELFQPLIERAIEDMEKEGFTANDVLLDRYLDMRYTGQSYELTVPFSEGYEETFHREHRRFYGYSHDRDTEIVNIRLRAQVSTPKPVIPSFEEKAPERNPEALLGSTNSFFEGNTVKTEVYKRESLRWGNRIFGPAIVVEYSSTTVLPPGSSAEVDKFGNLIVEL
- a CDS encoding cation:proton antiporter translates to MSAEMLLLTVFAAAFTAPLFSRILKMPVPVGELIFGLLLGHILGSGQELPEILMFLSEFGFLILMFLAGLEVDFNLIERIETKLLFIYSGYVFSIFIVALILAYILGTGIPTAIILSLISVGLMVATLKDMKMLETPLAKRVLILGVIGEVVSLFALTLMEKVGHFSGWIAIFKELGVVALFFLLFFLAFRLVGLLIWWFPEIVRKLTYEEDPSAIGIRLSLALMFTAAVLAHIAGVESVLGAFLAGMVFSYFIRKKHDLEEKLSSIGYGFLIPIFFIKTGMGMNLTNLDLDLLKEVGQVLLVMLLIRLLPSLLLIPGGFSLKEAFLSSVLLSYPFTLMIAGIEIARLSGLIDERTGVVLFLGAALSSLLFPWGAKAFIKVLR
- a CDS encoding TrkA C-terminal domain-containing protein, producing MSIALLGLGRYVEEITEIVSQFSDVIVVEKEGEKLRNFLEKEKGIENLSVVPGSATDLELWKDKINLEELEAVISFLNEEDTLTIARVLRKAFGFKGTFIFVAKERPEGKEFKELKIELVSVPDVLGNILKNLLKGQGVVKYPVGIGLRKGEVAEVLITESSPATYMRLSELRLRNVRVALIYREGSIILPRTDLRVQPNDRLLIVGEPSQIELFINMVTKGVPNFPLKWGVKGIACGVSGEEFDYVKERVKVREWIEEDCSQLKASEEVGLYLLQDERSFFGGSTVDRVFTELRSPSLILRGSHPYENILVSANTDALGFLLPNAVDFARLFGSKVFILFVTSIEKMMTKEEKELLESLKNFVERMRATENVEIKLMRKEGNPVRETLKLLKGNFNLLAVGYTPGRKSGFFSPYTPHVLARKTKLSTLLIPEVYLER